One part of the Pseudomonas sp. MYb118 genome encodes these proteins:
- a CDS encoding MFS transporter, whose amino-acid sequence MPLSLLILALSAFAIGTTEFVIMGLLPDVAADLGVSIPGAGWLVTGYALGVAIGAPFMALATAKLPRKAALVALMGIFIIGNLLCALATDYNVLMFARVITALCHGAFFGIGSVVAANLVPANKRASAVALMFTGLTLANVLGVPLGTALGQQAGWRSTFWAVTVIGVIALIGLIRFLPAKRDEEKLDMRAELRALKGAGIWLSLSMTALFAASVFTLFTYVAPLLGEVTGVSPRGVTWTLMLIGLGLTVGNIIGGKLADKGLAATLIGVFIAMAVVSTVLTWTSVALIPTEITLFLWATACFAAVPALQVNVVTYGKAAPNLVSTLNIGAFNVGNALGAWVGGSVIAHGYGLTSVPLAAAALAVLALVATLITFRQNGNPELAPATN is encoded by the coding sequence ATGCCCCTCTCGCTACTCATTCTGGCCTTGAGCGCCTTCGCCATCGGCACCACCGAGTTCGTCATCATGGGCCTGCTGCCCGACGTGGCGGCCGACCTCGGCGTGTCGATCCCCGGCGCCGGCTGGCTGGTGACCGGTTACGCCCTGGGCGTGGCCATCGGTGCGCCGTTCATGGCACTGGCCACCGCCAAGTTGCCGCGCAAGGCTGCACTGGTGGCGTTGATGGGCATTTTCATCATCGGCAACCTGCTGTGCGCCCTGGCCACCGACTACAACGTATTGATGTTCGCCCGGGTGATCACCGCCCTGTGCCACGGCGCCTTCTTCGGCATCGGTTCGGTGGTGGCGGCCAACCTGGTGCCGGCCAACAAGCGTGCCTCGGCCGTGGCCCTGATGTTCACCGGCCTGACCCTGGCCAACGTCCTCGGCGTGCCGCTGGGTACCGCGCTCGGCCAACAGGCCGGCTGGCGCTCGACCTTCTGGGCGGTGACCGTGATTGGCGTGATCGCGCTGATCGGCCTGATCCGCTTCCTGCCGGCCAAGCGCGATGAGGAAAAACTCGACATGCGCGCCGAACTGCGCGCCCTCAAGGGCGCCGGCATCTGGCTGTCGCTGAGCATGACCGCGCTTTTCGCCGCTTCGGTGTTCACCCTGTTCACCTACGTCGCGCCGCTGCTGGGCGAAGTCACCGGCGTCTCGCCCCGCGGCGTGACCTGGACGCTGATGCTGATCGGCCTGGGCCTGACGGTCGGCAACATCATCGGCGGCAAGCTGGCGGACAAGGGCCTGGCCGCCACGCTGATCGGCGTGTTCATCGCCATGGCGGTGGTGTCCACGGTGCTGACCTGGACCAGCGTTGCGCTGATCCCCACCGAGATCACTCTGTTCCTCTGGGCCACCGCGTGTTTTGCCGCAGTGCCGGCCCTGCAGGTCAACGTGGTGACCTACGGCAAGGCTGCGCCCAACCTGGTCTCGACCCTGAACATCGGCGCCTTCAACGTCGGCAACGCCCTGGGCGCCTGGGTCGGCGGCAGCGTTATCGCCCACGGCTACGGCCTGACCAGTGTGCCACTGGCCGCCGCTGCCCTGGCCGTGCTCGCCTTGGTGGCGACCCTGATCACTTTCCGCCAGAACGGTAATCCCGAGCTGGCACCTGCTACCAACTGA
- a CDS encoding ArsR/SmtB family transcription factor has translation MNLDLDEIIKALAHPVRREILHWLKDPAVEFPDQSHSNEHGVCAGQIDQRCGLSQSTVSAHLATLQRAGLISSRKVGQWHFFKRNEETIQAFLSTFSKEL, from the coding sequence ATGAACCTCGACCTCGACGAAATAATAAAAGCCCTGGCGCACCCGGTACGGCGAGAAATCCTGCACTGGCTCAAAGACCCCGCCGTCGAATTCCCCGACCAGTCCCACAGCAACGAGCACGGCGTCTGTGCCGGGCAGATCGATCAACGTTGCGGCCTGTCGCAGTCCACGGTGTCGGCACACCTGGCGACCCTGCAACGCGCCGGCCTGATCAGCAGCCGCAAAGTCGGCCAGTGGCACTTCTTCAAACGCAACGAGGAAACCATCCAGGCCTTCCTCAGCACTTTCAGCAAAGAGCTCTGA
- a CDS encoding ACP phosphodiesterase: MNYLAHLHLGGQRPGQLLGSLYGDFVKGRLQGQFAPDIEAAIQLHRRIDVFTDRHPLVDAALARFSLTRRRYAGIVLDVFFDHCLARDWDLYADRPLELFTSDVYRVLSSERQLPERLARIAPYMVADDWLGSYREFEVLEQVLRGIARRLTRPEELAGAMQELRALYEPLSEDFRLFYPQLQDFSQNSQTP; the protein is encoded by the coding sequence ATGAACTATCTCGCCCATCTTCACCTCGGTGGCCAACGCCCCGGTCAACTGCTCGGCAGCCTGTATGGCGATTTCGTCAAGGGACGGTTGCAGGGGCAGTTTGCGCCGGACATCGAGGCGGCCATCCAGCTGCATCGACGCATCGACGTGTTCACCGATCGCCATCCGCTGGTCGACGCGGCGCTGGCGCGTTTCTCCCTGACCCGCCGACGTTACGCCGGGATCGTGCTTGACGTGTTCTTCGACCATTGCCTGGCCCGCGACTGGGATTTGTACGCCGACCGGCCGCTGGAGCTGTTCACCTCGGATGTGTACCGGGTGCTGTCCAGCGAGCGGCAACTGCCGGAGCGCCTGGCGCGGATTGCGCCTTACATGGTGGCCGATGACTGGCTGGGCTCGTACCGCGAGTTCGAAGTGCTGGAGCAGGTGCTGCGCGGCATCGCCCGAAGGCTGACACGGCCGGAGGAACTGGCGGGTGCGATGCAGGAACTGCGCGCGTTGTATGAGCCGTTGAGCGAGGATTTCCGCCTGTTTTATCCGCAGTTGCAGGATTTTTCACAGAACTCGCAGACACCCTGA
- a CDS encoding alkene reductase, whose translation MTTIFDPIKLGDVELANRIIMAPLTRCRADEGRVPNALMAEYYVQRASAGLILSEATSVTPMGVGYPDTPGIWSNDQVRGWTNVTKAIHGAGGKIFLQLWHVGRVSHPSYLNGEAPVAPSAIQPKGHVSLVRPMADYPTPRALETDEIAEIIEAYRTGAENAKAAGFDGVEIHGANGYLLDQFLQSSTNQRTDQYGGSLENRARLLLEVTDAAIEVWGAGRVGVHLAPRADSHDMGDDNLAETFTYVARELGKRGIAFICSREQEGADSLGPALKEAFGGPYIANERFTKDSANAWLASGKADAVAFGIPFIANPDLPARLQADAPLNEPRPELFYGKGPVGYIDYPTL comes from the coding sequence ATGACGACTATTTTTGATCCGATCAAACTGGGCGACGTCGAGCTGGCCAACCGCATCATCATGGCCCCGCTGACCCGCTGCCGCGCCGACGAAGGCCGCGTACCCAACGCGCTGATGGCCGAGTACTACGTGCAACGCGCCTCTGCGGGCCTGATCCTCAGCGAAGCGACCTCGGTCACTCCGATGGGCGTCGGCTACCCGGACACCCCGGGCATCTGGTCCAACGACCAGGTGCGTGGCTGGACCAACGTGACCAAGGCGATCCACGGCGCAGGCGGCAAGATCTTCCTGCAACTGTGGCACGTCGGCCGTGTGTCCCATCCGTCGTACCTGAACGGTGAAGCACCGGTCGCACCAAGCGCCATCCAGCCAAAAGGCCACGTCAGCCTGGTGCGTCCGATGGCCGACTACCCGACCCCGCGCGCCCTGGAAACCGATGAAATCGCCGAGATCATCGAGGCCTATCGCACCGGTGCCGAGAACGCCAAGGCCGCAGGTTTTGACGGCGTGGAAATCCATGGCGCCAACGGCTACCTGCTCGACCAGTTCCTGCAAAGCAGCACCAACCAGCGCACCGACCAGTACGGCGGCTCCCTGGAAAACCGTGCACGCCTGCTGCTGGAAGTGACCGACGCGGCCATCGAAGTCTGGGGCGCCGGCCGTGTCGGCGTGCACCTGGCACCGCGCGCCGACTCCCACGACATGGGCGACGACAACCTGGCGGAAACCTTCACCTACGTGGCCCGCGAGCTGGGCAAGCGTGGCATCGCGTTCATCTGTTCCCGTGAGCAGGAAGGTGCCGACAGCCTCGGCCCGGCCCTCAAGGAAGCGTTCGGCGGCCCTTACATCGCCAACGAGCGCTTCACCAAGGACAGCGCCAACGCCTGGCTGGCCAGCGGCAAGGCCGATGCGGTGGCCTTCGGCATCCCGTTCATCGCCAACCCGGACCTGCCGGCACGCCTCCAAGCCGACGCGCCGCTGAACGAGCCGCGCCCGGAACTGTTCTACGGCAAGGGCCCGGTGGGTTACATCGACTACCCGACGCTGTAA
- the emhA gene encoding efflux RND transporter periplasmic adaptor subunit EmhA: MQFKPAVTALVAAVALASLLSGCKKEEAAPAAPPPQVGVVTLQPQAFTLTSELPGRTSAYRIAEVRPQVNGIILKRLFKEGGDVKAGQQLYQIDPAVYEATLKSAEANLQQTKSISDRYKQLVNEQAVSRQEYDTALANRLQSEASLQSAQINVRYTKVYAPITGRIGRSSVTEGALVTSGQTDAMAVIQQLDPIYVDVTQSSVELLKLRSDLESGRLQKSGDNAAAVKLTLEDGSPYKLDGKLEFSEVSVDPTTGSVTLRAVFPNPDHTLLPGMFVHAKLQAGVNSAAILAPQQGVTRDLKGTPTALVVGADNKVELRQLKANRTVGSQWLIEDGLKAGDRLITEGLQFVKPGIEVKATEATNVNAKNPAPAQAADKASSGKGE; the protein is encoded by the coding sequence ATGCAATTCAAGCCAGCTGTTACCGCTCTGGTCGCCGCCGTCGCCCTTGCATCGCTGCTCAGCGGATGTAAAAAGGAAGAGGCGGCACCCGCCGCTCCACCGCCTCAGGTCGGCGTCGTCACCCTGCAACCACAAGCCTTCACCCTGACCTCGGAACTGCCGGGGCGCACCAGCGCCTACCGCATTGCCGAAGTGCGCCCACAGGTCAACGGCATCATTCTCAAGCGTCTGTTCAAGGAAGGCGGCGACGTCAAGGCCGGCCAGCAGCTGTATCAGATCGACCCGGCCGTGTATGAAGCCACGCTCAAAAGCGCCGAAGCCAACCTGCAACAGACCAAGTCGATCTCCGATCGCTACAAGCAACTGGTCAACGAGCAGGCCGTGAGCCGCCAGGAATACGACACCGCGCTGGCCAACCGCCTGCAATCGGAAGCGTCCCTGCAAAGTGCGCAGATCAACGTGCGCTACACCAAGGTCTACGCGCCGATCACCGGTCGCATTGGCCGTTCCAGCGTGACCGAAGGCGCCCTGGTCACCAGCGGCCAGACCGATGCCATGGCGGTGATCCAGCAACTGGACCCGATCTACGTCGACGTCACCCAGTCCTCGGTGGAACTGCTGAAACTGCGCAGCGACCTGGAAAGCGGCCGTCTGCAGAAATCCGGCGACAACGCCGCTGCGGTCAAGCTGACCCTCGAAGACGGCAGCCCGTACAAACTGGACGGCAAGCTGGAGTTCTCCGAAGTCTCGGTTGACCCGACCACAGGCTCCGTGACCCTGCGCGCCGTGTTCCCGAACCCGGACCACACCTTGCTGCCGGGCATGTTCGTGCATGCCAAGTTGCAGGCCGGGGTGAACAGCGCAGCGATCCTGGCCCCACAGCAAGGCGTGACCCGCGACCTCAAGGGCACCCCGACCGCACTGGTCGTCGGCGCCGACAACAAGGTCGAGCTGCGTCAGCTCAAGGCCAACCGCACCGTCGGCAGCCAGTGGCTGATCGAAGACGGCCTCAAGGCCGGCGACCGCCTGATCACCGAAGGCCTGCAATTCGTCAAGCCTGGCATTGAAGTCAAGGCCACCGAGGCGACCAACGTCAACGCGAAGAACCCGGCCCCCGCACAGGCAGCTGACAAGGCTTCCAGCGGCAAAGGGGAGTAA
- a CDS encoding OprD family porin, with the protein MTPAIRPHYLIALAVASTALPASAEESGFVDGAKVNLNLRNFYINRNFTNPSKTQGKAEEWTQSFILDAKSGFTQGTVGFGMDVLGLYSVKLDGGKGTGGTQLLPLDHDGRPADNFGRTNVAFKARLSQTEVKVGEWMPVLPILRSDDGRSLPQTFRGGQVTSREIAGLTLYGGQFRQNSPRDDSSMGDLSMTGKAAFTSDRFNFQGGEYLFNEKRTQIALWNAQLKDIYRQQYLNLTHSQPVGDWTLGANLGYFIGKEDGSALAGDLDNKTWSALLSAKYGGHTFYVGLQKLSGDSAWMRVNGTSGGTLANDSYNSSYDNAREKSWQLRHDYNFVALGIPGLTLMNRYISGDNVHTGAITDGKEWGRESELGYTVQSGALKDLNLKWRNSTIRRDYSNNEFDENRLIVSYPISLL; encoded by the coding sequence ATGACACCCGCAATCCGTCCGCACTACCTGATAGCCCTCGCCGTCGCCAGCACCGCCCTCCCCGCCTCCGCCGAAGAGTCGGGTTTCGTCGACGGCGCCAAGGTCAACCTCAACCTGCGCAACTTCTACATCAACCGCAACTTCACCAACCCCAGCAAAACCCAGGGCAAGGCTGAAGAGTGGACGCAAAGCTTCATCCTCGACGCCAAATCCGGCTTCACCCAGGGCACCGTCGGTTTCGGCATGGACGTGCTCGGCCTGTACTCGGTGAAACTCGATGGCGGCAAGGGCACCGGCGGTACGCAACTGCTGCCGCTGGATCACGACGGTCGCCCGGCGGACAACTTCGGCCGCACCAACGTGGCATTCAAGGCCAGGCTGTCGCAGACCGAAGTGAAGGTCGGTGAATGGATGCCGGTGCTGCCGATCCTGCGCTCGGACGATGGCCGCTCGCTGCCGCAGACCTTTCGCGGTGGCCAGGTCACCTCCCGGGAAATCGCCGGCCTGACGCTCTACGGCGGGCAGTTCCGCCAGAACAGCCCGCGTGACGACAGCAGCATGGGCGACCTGTCGATGACCGGCAAAGCCGCCTTCACCTCGGACCGCTTCAACTTCCAGGGCGGTGAGTACCTGTTCAACGAAAAACGCACGCAGATCGCCCTGTGGAACGCCCAGCTCAAGGACATCTACCGCCAGCAATACCTCAACCTGACCCACAGCCAGCCCGTCGGCGACTGGACCCTGGGCGCCAACCTCGGCTACTTCATCGGTAAGGAAGACGGCAGCGCCCTGGCGGGTGACCTGGACAACAAGACCTGGTCGGCACTGCTGTCGGCCAAATACGGCGGCCACACCTTCTACGTCGGCCTGCAAAAACTCAGCGGTGACAGCGCCTGGATGCGCGTCAACGGCACCAGCGGCGGCACCCTGGCCAACGACAGCTACAACTCGAGCTACGACAACGCCCGGGAAAAATCCTGGCAACTGCGCCACGACTACAACTTCGTCGCCCTGGGCATTCCCGGTTTGACCCTGATGAATCGCTACATCAGCGGCGACAACGTGCACACCGGGGCGATCACCGATGGCAAGGAATGGGGACGGGAGTCGGAACTGGGCTACACCGTGCAGAGCGGC
- a CDS encoding efflux RND transporter permease subunit — protein sequence MSKFFIDRPIFAWVIALVIMLVGALSILKLPINQYPSIAPPAIAISVTYPGASAQTVQDTVVQVIEQQLNGIDNLRYVSSESNSDGTMTITATFEQGTNSDTAQVQVQNKLNLATPLLPQEVQQQGIRVTKAVKNFLLVIGVVSRDGSMTKDDLSNYIVSNMQDPISRTAGVGDFQVFGSQYAMRIWLDPAKLNKFNLTPIDVKTAIAAQNVQVSSGQLGGLPALPGTQLNATIIGKTRLQTAEQFDKILLKVNSDGSQVRLKDVAQVGLGGENYSINAQFNGAPASGLAVKLANGANALDTAKALRTTIDNLKPFFPQGMEVVFPYDTTPVVTASIESVVHTLIEAVVLVFLVMFLFLQNFRATVITTMTVPVVLLGTFGILAAAGFSINTLTMFGMVLAIGLLVDDAIVVVENVERVMSEEGLSPKEATKKSMGQIQGALVGIALVLSAVLLPMAFFGGSTGVIYKQFSITIVSAMALSVLVALIFTPALCATMLKPVAKGDHGTSKRGFFGWFNRNFDRSVQSYERGVGNILRHKAPYLLAYVLIVIGMIWLFMRIPSSFLPEEDQGVLFAQVQTPAGSTAQRTQVVVDEMREYLLRSGKDGGEGDAVNSVFTVTGFNFAGRGQSSGMAFIMLKPWGERNADNSVFKVAARAQQHFFTFRDAMVFAFAPPAVLELGNATGFDVFLQDRAGLGHQKLMEARNQFLGMAAQSKVLAQVRPNGLNDEPQYQLEIDDEKASALGITIADINNTLSIALGSSYVNDFIDRGRVKKVYVQGQPDSRMSPEDLQKWYVRNSAGTMVPFSAFAKGEWIYGSPKLSRYNGVEAVEILGAPAPGYSTGEAMAEVEAIAKKLPAGVGISWTGLSYEERLAGSQAPALFALSLLMVFLCLAALYESWSIPIAVVLVVPLGIIGALLATSLRGLSNDVYFLVGLLTTIGLAAKNAILIVEFAKELHEQGKSLFDAAVEACRMRLRPIIMTSLAFILGVVPLAISTGAGSGSQHAIGTVVIGGMITATVLAIFWVPLFFVAVSSMGQRKIADQDAASEPSKEAGQ from the coding sequence ATGTCGAAATTCTTTATCGACCGTCCGATTTTCGCCTGGGTAATTGCCCTGGTGATCATGCTGGTCGGGGCTCTCTCGATTCTCAAGTTGCCGATCAACCAGTACCCGAGCATCGCCCCGCCGGCGATCGCCATTTCGGTTACCTACCCGGGCGCTTCGGCGCAGACCGTGCAGGACACCGTGGTGCAGGTCATCGAGCAGCAGCTCAACGGTATCGACAACCTGCGTTATGTGTCTTCGGAAAGTAACTCCGACGGCACCATGACCATCACCGCGACCTTCGAGCAAGGCACCAACTCCGACACCGCGCAGGTCCAGGTGCAGAACAAGCTGAACCTGGCCACCCCGCTGTTGCCGCAGGAAGTGCAGCAACAGGGTATCCGCGTGACCAAGGCAGTGAAGAACTTCCTGCTGGTGATCGGCGTGGTCTCGCGCGACGGCAGCATGACCAAGGACGACCTGTCCAACTACATCGTGTCGAACATGCAGGACCCGATCTCGCGGACCGCCGGTGTCGGTGACTTCCAGGTGTTCGGTTCGCAGTACGCCATGCGGATCTGGCTCGATCCGGCCAAGTTGAACAAATTCAACCTGACCCCGATCGACGTCAAGACCGCCATCGCCGCGCAGAACGTGCAGGTGTCTTCCGGTCAACTGGGCGGCTTGCCTGCCCTGCCCGGCACCCAGCTGAACGCGACGATCATCGGCAAGACCCGTCTGCAGACCGCCGAGCAGTTCGACAAGATCCTGCTCAAGGTCAACAGCGACGGCTCGCAGGTACGCCTCAAGGATGTCGCGCAGGTCGGCCTGGGTGGCGAGAACTACAGCATCAACGCCCAGTTCAACGGCGCGCCGGCTTCCGGCCTTGCGGTCAAACTGGCCAACGGTGCCAACGCCCTCGACACCGCCAAGGCTCTGCGCACCACCATCGACAACCTCAAGCCGTTCTTCCCGCAAGGCATGGAAGTGGTGTTCCCGTACGACACCACGCCCGTGGTCACCGCCTCGATCGAGAGCGTGGTCCATACGCTGATCGAAGCGGTCGTGCTGGTGTTCCTGGTGATGTTCCTGTTCCTGCAGAACTTCCGCGCCACCGTCATCACCACGATGACCGTGCCGGTGGTATTGCTGGGTACCTTCGGCATCCTCGCGGCAGCCGGTTTCAGCATCAACACCCTGACCATGTTCGGCATGGTGCTGGCCATCGGCTTGCTGGTGGACGACGCCATCGTCGTGGTGGAAAACGTCGAACGGGTGATGAGCGAAGAAGGCCTGTCACCCAAGGAAGCGACGAAAAAGTCCATGGGCCAGATCCAGGGCGCCCTGGTGGGTATCGCCCTGGTGCTGTCGGCGGTACTGCTGCCAATGGCGTTCTTCGGCGGTTCCACCGGTGTGATCTACAAGCAGTTCTCGATCACCATCGTCTCGGCCATGGCCCTGTCGGTGCTGGTGGCCCTGATCTTCACCCCGGCCCTGTGCGCCACCATGCTCAAGCCCGTTGCCAAGGGTGACCATGGCACGTCCAAGCGTGGGTTCTTCGGCTGGTTCAACCGCAACTTCGACCGCAGCGTACAAAGCTACGAGCGTGGCGTGGGCAACATCCTGCGTCACAAGGCACCGTACCTGCTGGCCTACGTGCTCATCGTGATCGGCATGATCTGGCTGTTCATGCGCATCCCGTCCTCGTTCCTTCCGGAAGAAGACCAGGGCGTCCTGTTCGCCCAGGTGCAGACCCCGGCGGGTTCCACCGCCCAGCGTACGCAAGTGGTCGTGGACGAGATGCGCGAATACCTGCTCAGGTCTGGCAAGGACGGTGGTGAAGGCGATGCGGTGAACTCGGTGTTTACCGTGACCGGCTTCAACTTCGCCGGCCGTGGCCAGAGCTCGGGTATGGCATTCATCATGCTCAAGCCATGGGGCGAACGTAACGCCGACAACAGCGTGTTCAAGGTGGCAGCCCGTGCCCAACAGCACTTCTTCACCTTCCGCGATGCCATGGTGTTCGCCTTCGCGCCACCGGCGGTACTGGAATTGGGTAACGCCACCGGTTTCGACGTGTTCCTGCAAGACCGTGCCGGTCTGGGTCACCAGAAGCTGATGGAAGCGCGCAACCAGTTCCTCGGCATGGCCGCGCAAAGCAAAGTGCTGGCGCAAGTGCGTCCGAACGGCCTGAACGACGAACCGCAATACCAACTGGAAATCGACGACGAGAAGGCCAGTGCCCTGGGCATTACCATCGCCGACATCAACAACACCCTGTCGATTGCCCTGGGCAGTAGCTACGTCAACGACTTCATCGACCGTGGTCGGGTGAAGAAAGTGTACGTGCAAGGCCAGCCGGACTCGCGCATGAGCCCCGAAGACCTGCAGAAGTGGTACGTGCGCAACAGCGCAGGGACCATGGTGCCGTTCTCGGCGTTCGCCAAGGGTGAGTGGATCTACGGTTCGCCCAAGCTGTCGCGCTACAACGGCGTGGAAGCGGTCGAAATCCTCGGCGCCCCGGCTCCGGGTTATTCCACCGGTGAAGCCATGGCCGAAGTCGAGGCGATTGCCAAGAAGCTGCCAGCCGGCGTAGGTATTTCCTGGACCGGTCTGTCCTATGAAGAACGTCTGGCAGGTTCTCAGGCTCCGGCGCTGTTCGCCCTGTCGCTGCTGATGGTGTTCCTGTGCCTGGCAGCGCTGTACGAAAGCTGGTCGATTCCGATTGCGGTCGTGCTCGTGGTGCCACTGGGGATCATCGGCGCCCTGCTGGCCACCAGCCTGCGCGGTCTGTCCAACGACGTGTACTTCCTGGTGGGCCTGTTGACGACCATTGGTCTGGCAGCGAAAAACGCCATTCTGATCGTCGAGTTCGCCAAGGAACTGCACGAACAGGGCAAGAGCCTGTTCGATGCCGCGGTCGAAGCCTGCCGCATGCGTCTGCGCCCGATCATCATGACCTCGCTGGCGTTTATCCTCGGCGTAGTACCGCTGGCGATTTCCACCGGCGCAGGTTCGGGTAGCCAACATGCAATCGGTACCGTGGTAATTGGCGGTATGATCACCGCCACCGTACTGGCGATCTTCTGGGTCCCATTGTTCTTCGTCGCCGTATCGTCCATGGGTCAGCGCAAGATTGCCGACCAGGACGCTGCATCCGAACCATCCAAAGAGGCTGGCCAATGA
- the emhR gene encoding efflux system transcriptional repressor EmhR produces the protein MVRRTKEEAQETRSQILEAAEKAFYERGVARTTLADIATLAGVTRGAIYWHFSNKADLVQAMLDTLHEPLDEMAKASESEDEPDPLGCMRKLLIHLFHQVALDPKTRRINEILFHKCEFTDEMCDLRQQRLEASLDCNVRIGLALRNAVNRGQLPEDLDTVRAAISLHAFIDGILYQWLLAPDSFQLHTEAERWVDTGLDMLRLSPSLRK, from the coding sequence ATGGTCCGTCGAACCAAAGAGGAAGCCCAGGAAACCCGTAGCCAGATACTCGAAGCGGCCGAGAAAGCCTTTTACGAACGGGGTGTTGCGCGCACCACCCTGGCCGATATCGCGACCCTGGCCGGTGTGACGCGCGGTGCCATTTACTGGCATTTCAGTAACAAGGCGGACCTGGTGCAGGCCATGCTCGATACCCTGCATGAGCCGCTCGATGAAATGGCCAAAGCCAGCGAAAGCGAGGATGAGCCGGACCCCCTGGGCTGCATGCGCAAGCTGCTGATTCATTTGTTTCATCAAGTTGCGCTGGACCCGAAGACCCGGCGCATCAATGAGATTTTGTTTCATAAGTGCGAATTCACCGATGAAATGTGCGACCTGCGCCAGCAGCGCCTGGAGGCGAGCCTGGACTGCAATGTGCGCATTGGCCTGGCCTTGCGTAACGCCGTGAACCGCGGGCAATTGCCCGAAGACCTCGACACTGTCCGCGCCGCGATCAGCCTGCATGCCTTCATTGATGGCATTTTGTATCAATGGCTATTGGCGCCGGACAGTTTTCAACTGCACACCGAGGCCGAGCGTTGGGTCGATACCGGGCTGGACATGCTGCGCCTGAGCCCCAGCCTGCGCAAATGA
- the emhC gene encoding efflux RND transporter outer membrane subunit EmhC, whose amino-acid sequence MSKSLLSIAVAAFVLSGCSLIPDYQQPQAPVAAQYPQGPAYSPAEAPAQAAAEQGWKQFFHDPALQQMIQVALENNRDLRVAALNIDAFAAQYRIQRADLYPAVSATGTGSRQRVPADASQTGQAGINSSYSATVGISAYELDLFGRVRSLSEEALQKYFATEEGRRSTQISLVASVANAYLTWQADKELRKLTQDTLGAFEESYKLTARSNEVGVASALDLAQSRTSVENARAQLARYTRQVAQDENSLVLLLGTAIPANLQAAKPLSDDLLSDVPAGLPSDLLQRRPDILQAEYNLKAANANIGAARAAFFPSISLTANAGTLSPDLSGLFKGGSGTWLFQPQINLPIFNAGSLRASLDYSKIQKDIGVANYEKSIQTAFQEVADGLAARQTYTEQLQAQRDFVTANQDYYRLAERRYRIGVDSNLTFLDAQRQLFSAEQALITDRLAQLTSAVNLYKALGGGWNEQTAKVEPVKEEAPKMRLF is encoded by the coding sequence ATGAGCAAGTCGCTACTCTCCATCGCAGTCGCCGCCTTCGTGCTGAGCGGTTGCTCGCTGATCCCTGACTACCAGCAGCCACAAGCGCCGGTAGCAGCCCAGTACCCGCAGGGCCCGGCGTACTCGCCAGCCGAGGCGCCTGCGCAGGCGGCCGCGGAGCAAGGCTGGAAGCAGTTTTTCCATGACCCGGCCCTGCAGCAGATGATCCAGGTCGCCCTGGAAAACAACCGCGACCTGCGTGTCGCGGCGCTGAACATCGACGCGTTCGCCGCGCAGTACCGCATCCAGCGCGCTGACCTGTACCCGGCCGTTTCGGCCACCGGTACCGGCAGCCGCCAGCGGGTGCCGGCCGATGCCTCGCAGACCGGCCAGGCCGGGATCAATAGCTCCTACTCCGCCACGGTCGGCATCAGCGCCTATGAACTGGACCTGTTCGGTCGGGTTCGCAGCCTGAGCGAAGAAGCCCTGCAAAAATACTTCGCCACTGAAGAAGGTCGGCGCAGCACGCAAATCAGCCTGGTGGCCAGCGTGGCGAATGCCTACCTGACCTGGCAGGCCGACAAGGAACTGCGCAAGCTGACCCAGGACACCCTGGGTGCGTTCGAGGAGAGCTACAAGCTCACCGCGCGCAGCAACGAAGTCGGCGTCGCCTCGGCGCTGGACCTGGCGCAGTCGCGTACCTCGGTGGAAAACGCCCGTGCGCAACTGGCCCGATACACCCGCCAGGTCGCCCAGGACGAAAACAGCCTGGTGCTGCTGCTCGGTACGGCTATCCCGGCCAACCTGCAAGCGGCCAAGCCACTGTCTGACGACCTGCTGAGCGACGTACCGGCCGGCTTGCCGTCGGACCTGCTGCAACGTCGTCCGGACATCCTGCAGGCCGAGTACAACCTCAAAGCGGCCAACGCCAACATCGGCGCGGCCCGCGCAGCGTTCTTCCCGAGCATCAGCCTGACCGCCAATGCCGGGACCCTGAGCCCCGACCTGTCGGGCCTGTTCAAGGGTGGTTCGGGTACCTGGCTGTTCCAGCCGCAGATCAACCTGCCGATCTTCAACGCCGGCAGCCTGCGCGCCAGCCTGGATTACTCGAAAATCCAGAAGGACATCGGCGTGGCGAACTACGAGAAGTCCATTCAAACGGCCTTCCAGGAAGTCGCCGACGGCCTGGCCGCACGCCAGACCTACACCGAGCAGTTGCAGGCACAACGTGATTTCGTCACAGCCAACCAGGATTACTACCGCCTGGCCGAGCGTCGTTATCGCATTGGCGTGGACAGCAACCTGACCTTCCTCGATGCCCAGCGTCAGCTGTTCAGCGCCGAACAGGCCCTGATCACCGATCGCCTGGCCCAGCTGACCAGCGCCGTGAACCTGTACAAGGCCCTCGGCGGTGGCTGGAACGAGCAGACGGCCAAGGTCGAACCGGTGAAGGAAGAAGCACCGAAGATGCGGTTGTTCTGA